From a single Nostoc sp. MS1 genomic region:
- a CDS encoding bacteriorhodopsin, whose product MIQFWLWVAFIGMTIGSVFFGLKADAMLRREGMEFPLESCFITLWAATMYLTMILGETVLRDFNGITINIEATQTKPAKAGSLTLI is encoded by the coding sequence ATGATTCAATTTTGGCTGTGGGTTGCTTTTATTGGCATGACCATTGGTTCTGTCTTTTTTGGCTTAAAAGCAGATGCCATGCTACGTAGAGAAGGAATGGAATTTCCCCTAGAAAGCTGTTTCATTACCCTTTGGGCAGCCACCATGTACCTAACGATGATTCTGGGTGAAACTGTTTTGCGAGACTTTAATGGTATAACGATTAACATTGAGGCTACACAAACAAAGCCTGCAAAGGCAGGCTCTTTGACCTTGATTTGA
- a CDS encoding DoxX family protein: protein MIYQFVLGVAIAVWVIPKVMVFGLAVVNYPFLGPHLVSSLVYAYPGGLAGLALLLLRVTVGGLFLIHGYPKVLHVRRWAESINTPVFLCIISAWSMLGGGLFLIIGLLTLLATLPILASMLFAILLHLMQGLPFVATDPYLIPEDQYKGPLGKGEPPNWEKALMYCVMLIAIAVLGPGAYSIDAAIFGR, encoded by the coding sequence ATGATTTATCAATTTGTGCTGGGTGTAGCGATCGCTGTTTGGGTAATACCAAAGGTAATGGTTTTTGGATTAGCTGTAGTTAATTATCCATTCCTGGGGCCGCATTTGGTGAGTTCTCTGGTTTATGCCTATCCCGGTGGACTGGCAGGATTAGCACTACTATTACTGAGAGTTACTGTTGGCGGATTGTTTTTAATCCACGGCTACCCCAAGGTGCTGCATGTTCGGCGGTGGGCTGAATCTATCAATACACCTGTTTTTCTCTGCATTATCTCTGCATGGTCGATGTTGGGTGGTGGATTGTTCTTAATTATTGGCTTACTGACACTTTTGGCAACTTTACCGATTCTGGCTTCTATGTTATTTGCCATATTGTTACATCTGATGCAAGGTCTGCCCTTTGTCGCCACAGATCCTTACTTAATTCCCGAAGACCAGTATAAAGGCCCTCTAGGAAAAGGTGAACCGCCAAATTGGGAAAAAGCGTTGATGTACTGCGTGATGCTGATTGCGATCGCAGTTTTAGGCCCTGGTGCTTATTCAATAGATGCGGCGATTTTCGGACGCTAA
- a CDS encoding AI-2E family transporter, translating into MADSRDGDNGNFQLTRGAPFAVILATILYILYQLLPVLELIAIAALIALVLRTLLRFLQKLVKSQDIAVVLLIGLIVGFGVLMTTVVIPSAISEVQNLLVTLPTYLNTLTGDVEQLRSKFPFIPDISQSIIQLRNFINQLLGGVPIFLGQAFNFTLELVATVILALYMAYDPKTLVKGILRLIPRRHHQRFTRVLKACQLRLRGWIFGTGIAMLFLGVGAGLGLWILGIPSAFAFGIIAGLLEIIPYFGSIVGTFLPALVALSISPIKLVFVLILFLVLNQLDAHIVQPLVMGQQVNVHPVMVIVTFLVMGKLFGFIGVLLAVPAAAIFVTIIDEFTLKESETELPPA; encoded by the coding sequence ATGGCAGATTCTAGAGATGGAGACAATGGAAACTTTCAGCTAACTCGTGGTGCGCCGTTTGCGGTAATACTGGCAACAATACTTTACATCTTATACCAACTTTTACCAGTATTGGAACTAATAGCTATTGCAGCATTAATTGCTTTAGTTTTAAGAACATTGTTACGCTTTTTGCAAAAGTTGGTAAAGTCACAGGATATTGCGGTTGTACTATTAATTGGATTAATAGTTGGTTTTGGTGTATTGATGACTACTGTAGTTATACCTAGTGCCATATCTGAGGTTCAAAATTTACTAGTCACACTGCCAACTTATCTCAACACATTGACAGGAGATGTAGAGCAACTGCGGAGTAAATTTCCCTTTATTCCTGACATTTCCCAATCAATAATACAATTGCGGAACTTTATTAATCAATTACTGGGCGGTGTTCCTATTTTCTTGGGTCAAGCTTTTAATTTCACGCTGGAGTTAGTAGCAACAGTGATTTTGGCGCTGTATATGGCTTACGATCCTAAAACTTTGGTGAAGGGTATTTTACGGTTAATACCTCGCCGACATCACCAACGGTTTACACGAGTCCTCAAGGCTTGCCAGTTGAGACTACGTGGTTGGATTTTTGGTACAGGGATTGCCATGTTATTTCTCGGTGTGGGCGCTGGCTTAGGACTGTGGATTTTAGGGATTCCGTCAGCTTTCGCCTTTGGCATTATTGCAGGTTTATTGGAGATTATTCCTTACTTTGGTTCCATTGTTGGTACTTTTTTACCAGCATTAGTAGCTCTGAGCATTTCACCCATCAAGTTAGTATTTGTTCTGATACTATTTTTGGTTCTAAATCAGCTAGATGCTCATATTGTTCAACCCTTGGTTATGGGACAGCAAGTTAATGTACATCCTGTAATGGTGATTGTGACGTTTCTCGTCATGGGTAAGCTATTTGGATTTATTGGGGTCTTGCTTGCGGTTCCAGCCGCCGCTATCTTTGTCACAATCATTGATGAGTTCACACTTAAGGAGTCGGAAACGGAACTACCTCCAGCATGA
- a CDS encoding NAD(P)/FAD-dependent oxidoreductase produces MNNPVYQTVILGGGFTGLFTALHLAHEHYPRSVILIDKNERFCFKPLLYEYFDGEMDTLQVVPRFSELLKGSGVIFVQDTVQTVDLHQKEVKLASGNSYNYSNLVLALGSVTGYHHVDGAKENAFPFWTQADAIALDKHLRDCLQKAIQTDDAEQRRQLLTVVVVGGGASGVEMAATLADFLPHWYEGLRGNAAEIRIVLLNHGQEILDGDINNPLRPIAQKELQKRTIPIEILTGAEATAVRPHAIEYKSNDEIKTLATHTTIWTAGTSNHPLIQELPIPQEHRDHHGRPLVTPTMQLLDFPEVFVGGDCAAVQNNSLPATAQVAYQQGATIGRNLKALALGEPLKPVKVNIRGTLLKLGLNDAAANLFNVFEVAGEPAHLIRQGTYLTLLPSPIHDFKATTEWLDEELFHQHLDPQDVGKKVVQAVELVGAGVVGVLVARKLLQMLGDEEKK; encoded by the coding sequence ATGAACAACCCTGTTTATCAAACTGTGATTCTCGGCGGTGGTTTTACCGGACTCTTTACCGCCTTACACTTAGCTCATGAACATTATCCTCGCTCGGTGATTTTAATTGATAAAAATGAGCGATTTTGTTTTAAGCCATTGCTTTACGAATACTTCGATGGCGAGATGGATACCTTGCAAGTAGTACCACGTTTTTCGGAATTACTGAAAGGTAGTGGTGTTATCTTTGTGCAAGATACCGTACAAACGGTAGACTTACATCAAAAGGAAGTCAAATTAGCTTCTGGTAACTCCTACAATTACAGCAATTTAGTATTAGCTTTAGGTAGCGTTACTGGTTATCATCATGTTGATGGTGCAAAAGAAAATGCGTTTCCTTTTTGGACGCAAGCAGATGCGATCGCCCTTGACAAACATTTACGTGACTGCTTACAAAAAGCCATCCAAACCGATGATGCAGAACAACGTCGCCAACTATTAACAGTAGTTGTAGTTGGTGGTGGTGCTTCTGGTGTGGAAATGGCAGCGACTTTAGCAGATTTTCTCCCACATTGGTATGAAGGTTTAAGGGGTAATGCTGCGGAAATTCGTATAGTTCTGCTCAATCATGGTCAAGAAATTCTTGATGGTGATATTAACAATCCGTTGCGTCCCATTGCCCAGAAAGAGTTACAAAAACGAACTATTCCGATTGAAATCCTCACAGGAGCAGAAGCCACTGCTGTACGTCCCCATGCAATTGAATATAAAAGCAATGATGAAATTAAGACCTTAGCAACCCACACCACAATCTGGACGGCTGGCACTTCTAACCATCCCCTAATTCAAGAGTTACCCATTCCTCAAGAACATAGGGATCATCATGGTCGTCCTCTAGTTACGCCTACAATGCAATTACTTGATTTCCCAGAGGTATTTGTTGGTGGGGATTGTGCAGCAGTTCAAAATAATTCACTACCAGCTACAGCCCAGGTGGCTTATCAGCAAGGAGCAACTATTGGGCGGAATTTGAAGGCACTAGCTTTAGGTGAACCTCTCAAGCCTGTTAAGGTTAACATCCGGGGAACTTTATTAAAATTGGGGTTAAATGATGCTGCTGCCAACTTATTCAATGTTTTTGAAGTTGCAGGTGAACCCGCGCACTTAATTCGTCAAGGCACTTATTTAACCCTATTACCAAGTCCAATTCACGACTTTAAAGCGACTACAGAATGGTTAGATGAAGAGCTATTTCATCAACATCTTGATCCGCAGGATGTAGGTAAAAAAGTTGTGCAGGCGGTGGAATTAGTTGGGGCTGGAGTTGTGGGCGTTTTAGTTGCCAGGAAGTTATTACAAATGTTGGGTGATGAGGAGAAAAAATAG
- a CDS encoding heme-copper oxidase subunit III, whose protein sequence is MNRGVIHVDESPVPLERWRQYLPNWLKRFLPIRGGRSQDHHGKGMFGFTVFLLSESIVFFSLIFTYVALRLTHSQNWLPPHISGPKLSTFVIINTIILLSSSFVIQTAENFLKRSQLNKFRWLWLITICMGTYFLIGQGIEWSNLDFGLSTGLVGSTFYVLTGFHGLHVLSGVILQIIMLVRSFIPGNYNKTHFGTSATTLFWHFVDIVWVLLFSVVYLWRA, encoded by the coding sequence ATGAACCGTGGCGTTATTCATGTAGATGAAAGTCCCGTACCTTTAGAACGGTGGCGGCAATACCTACCAAATTGGCTCAAACGTTTTTTACCAATTCGTGGTGGACGTTCTCAAGACCATCATGGCAAGGGTATGTTTGGGTTTACTGTGTTTCTGTTATCAGAAAGCATCGTTTTTTTTAGTTTGATTTTTACCTACGTTGCTCTACGATTAACACACTCACAAAATTGGCTACCGCCTCATATTTCGGGGCCAAAATTATCTACTTTTGTTATTATTAATACAATAATATTACTCTCCAGCAGCTTTGTTATTCAAACGGCTGAAAACTTCCTTAAGCGTAGTCAGCTAAATAAGTTCCGTTGGCTCTGGCTGATAACAATTTGTATGGGAACTTATTTTTTGATTGGGCAAGGAATTGAATGGAGTAACCTTGATTTTGGGTTAAGTACAGGATTAGTTGGTTCTACATTCTATGTTTTAACTGGGTTCCACGGTTTACACGTTCTTAGTGGGGTGATTCTCCAGATAATTATGCTTGTTCGTTCTTTCATTCCAGGGAATTACAATAAGACTCATTTTGGTACAAGTGCAACTACTCTCTTTTGGCATTTCGTTGATATAGTTTGGGTTTTATTATTCTCAGTAGTTTATCTTTGGCGAGCGTAA
- a CDS encoding GMC oxidoreductase, giving the protein MTSITEHYDIIIIGTGAGGGTLTNRLAPTGKKILVLERGDFLPREKENWNPQEVYQKHRYHTDEEWYNKDGKAFKPQTGYWVGGNTKLYGAALIRFRERDFEKVIHKGGISPEWPLKYQDFEPYYTQAEKLYDVHGKAGEDPTEPPRSEPYPYAPVSHEPDMQSLVDGIRELGYYPFHLPIGLKLNESDRLNSPCIRCDTFDGYPCLVHAKADADVNAIRPAQEKYANVTLLTNAKVLRLHTSESGKEVRKVEVEIAGEPHYFQGDIVVVACGSVNSPALLLRSANDKHPNGLANSSAQVGRNFMKQLETAIVSIHLEINHAKFQKTIAVNDFYWGEPDFPYPMGMVQNTGNVLADMIPAEAPPLMAPFIKLIPHFERHLLAQRSVGWWLQTEDLPDPNNRIRVVGDKIHIDYTLNNTEAGDRLIHRWTSVLKSIPGSAKHVLPFSIYPRTHLPEQAVAHQCGSCRFGTDPQTSVLDLNCRTHDVDNLYVVDSSFFPSNSGANPTLTIMANALRVGDHLAERLQ; this is encoded by the coding sequence ATGACGAGCATTACCGAACATTACGACATTATTATTATCGGCACAGGAGCAGGTGGAGGTACATTAACTAATCGCCTTGCACCTACAGGTAAAAAGATTTTAGTTTTGGAAAGGGGTGACTTTTTACCGAGAGAAAAAGAGAATTGGAATCCACAAGAAGTTTATCAAAAACATCGCTATCACACCGATGAAGAATGGTACAACAAGGATGGTAAAGCCTTTAAACCCCAGACTGGTTATTGGGTTGGCGGTAATACTAAACTTTATGGTGCAGCTTTAATAAGATTTCGGGAGCGAGATTTTGAAAAGGTAATTCATAAAGGAGGAATTTCTCCCGAATGGCCTTTGAAATATCAAGACTTTGAGCCTTATTATACCCAGGCAGAAAAGCTATACGATGTGCATGGAAAAGCAGGAGAAGACCCCACAGAACCACCCCGTAGTGAGCCTTATCCTTATGCGCCTGTAAGTCATGAGCCGGATATGCAGTCCCTAGTTGATGGTATCCGTGAACTTGGGTATTACCCATTTCATTTACCCATCGGATTAAAGCTGAATGAAAGCGATCGCCTCAACAGCCCCTGCATTCGCTGCGATACTTTTGATGGATACCCCTGTCTAGTCCACGCCAAAGCCGATGCTGATGTCAATGCTATTCGTCCGGCTCAGGAAAAGTATGCTAATGTTACCCTCCTGACCAATGCTAAGGTATTGCGCCTACATACCAGTGAGTCGGGAAAAGAAGTGAGGAAGGTAGAGGTGGAAATTGCTGGGGAGCCTCACTACTTCCAGGGTGATATTGTGGTGGTTGCTTGTGGTTCTGTCAACTCCCCGGCTTTGTTGTTAAGGTCTGCGAACGATAAACATCCCAATGGCTTGGCAAACAGTTCCGCTCAGGTAGGGCGGAATTTTATGAAGCAGTTGGAAACAGCGATCGTTTCCATCCACCTAGAAATAAATCACGCCAAGTTTCAAAAAACGATCGCTGTGAATGATTTTTACTGGGGAGAGCCGGATTTTCCTTATCCAATGGGCATGGTACAGAATACGGGCAATGTCCTAGCTGATATGATTCCCGCAGAAGCACCGCCACTGATGGCTCCGTTTATCAAGTTGATTCCACATTTTGAGAGGCATTTGTTAGCCCAAAGGTCAGTTGGTTGGTGGTTGCAAACAGAAGATTTACCAGACCCAAATAATCGGATTCGTGTAGTGGGTGACAAGATACATATTGACTATACCCTCAACAATACCGAAGCAGGCGATCGCTTAATTCATCGTTGGACATCTGTACTTAAATCAATCCCCGGCTCTGCTAAACACGTCCTACCATTTAGTATTTATCCCCGCACTCATCTACCAGAACAAGCGGTAGCCCATCAATGCGGTAGCTGTCGATTTGGCACAGACCCTCAAACTTCAGTCCTTGACCTCAATTGCCGTACTCATGATGTTGATAATCTTTATGTGGTCGATAGTAGTTTCTTTCCCTCAAATTCCGGCGCTAACCCCACACTCACAATTATGGCTAATGCGTTGCGCGTAGGCGACCATCTAGCTGAACGATTGCAGTAA
- a CDS encoding SMP-30/gluconolactonase/LRE family protein — protein sequence MAKAIEIYDDRLLAILSTDASLQKLANGAVHSEGPVYIQEDNSVVWSDAHGNRLLRWSPTDNVTVLRDPSDYQSGNYRDLEGRIVACSSGLRAIIRREHDGQWQVLVDGYDGKRLNSPNDLVVKSDGTIWFTDPPYGITEPNQGYGGEQEQPGSYVYRFDPATREIYPVVTDMVRPNGLAFHPDESLLYVSDTAAFNIPDGPHHIRVYEVVDGRWAKNGRVFAEISPGQPDGLRVDKYGNVFTSSQDSVQIYTSDGTRLGKILVPETCANLTLGGKEGDCLFITAGKSLYAINLNTRGVQL from the coding sequence ATGGCTAAAGCCATAGAGATTTATGACGATCGCCTACTTGCTATCTTATCGACCGATGCTTCACTGCAAAAGCTGGCTAACGGAGCCGTTCACAGCGAAGGCCCTGTATACATCCAAGAAGATAACAGCGTTGTGTGGAGTGATGCTCACGGTAATCGCCTGCTGCGGTGGAGTCCCACTGACAATGTAACTGTTTTACGTGACCCCTCTGATTACCAAAGTGGTAATTACCGGGACTTAGAGGGTCGTATAGTTGCCTGTTCTTCTGGTCTGCGTGCCATTATCCGCCGCGAACATGATGGGCAATGGCAGGTTTTAGTAGATGGCTACGATGGTAAACGCCTCAACAGTCCCAATGATTTAGTAGTCAAAAGCGACGGCACAATTTGGTTTACTGACCCACCTTACGGCATCACCGAGCCAAATCAAGGATACGGTGGCGAACAAGAACAGCCTGGAAGTTACGTATATCGCTTCGACCCAGCAACAAGGGAGATTTATCCTGTAGTTACGGACATGGTGCGCCCCAACGGACTGGCTTTCCATCCCGATGAAAGTCTGCTGTATGTTTCTGATACAGCCGCCTTTAATATTCCAGACGGGCCTCATCATATTCGTGTGTACGAGGTTGTAGATGGTCGATGGGCAAAGAATGGGCGTGTATTTGCAGAAATCTCGCCGGGACAACCTGATGGCTTGCGAGTTGATAAATATGGCAATGTTTTTACCAGTTCTCAAGATAGTGTGCAAATATATACCTCTGACGGAACTCGGTTAGGGAAGATTCTCGTACCGGAAACCTGCGCCAATCTAACTTTAGGTGGTAAGGAAGGCGATTGTCTATTTATCACCGCAGGCAAATCTTTATACGCTATCAACCTCAATACCCGTGGTGTGCAGCTATGA
- a CDS encoding VOC family protein — protein sequence MTTPSQTDIQVQRVRAIGLTVTNCLRSLNFYTQALGFELVSDITVAGEEYSNIVGVPGAEIRIVTLRLGDEIIELMEYLNIDSQPIPSDSQSNDLWFQHLAIVVSDMDRAYAHLCAFPIQPISTAPQTIPPGNEASGGVRAFKFKDPDGHDLELIWFPPDKGQDKWHQNQDRLFLGIDHSAMAISHTEQSLHFYRDLLGMEVDSRSLNWRATQARMDNLPGAEVKITALRPVQDGVGIELLDYLVPGKGRPIPSNWKSCDIAHMQIQMVVNNLEQLVEKLRRNGVEFVSPQIIQLRDSSFAYRQACLVKDPDGHALLLIAE from the coding sequence ATGACTACGCCTAGTCAAACTGATATACAGGTGCAAAGAGTTAGAGCTATTGGTTTAACGGTAACAAACTGCCTTCGCTCTTTGAATTTCTATACACAAGCACTTGGTTTTGAATTAGTTTCTGATATCACAGTTGCAGGCGAAGAATACAGCAATATAGTAGGTGTACCTGGGGCAGAAATTCGCATTGTCACCTTGCGTTTAGGTGATGAAATCATCGAATTGATGGAATATCTCAACATTGACTCTCAACCCATTCCCAGCGATTCCCAAAGTAATGACCTATGGTTTCAACATTTGGCGATTGTGGTGAGTGATATGGATAGAGCTTATGCTCATCTGTGTGCATTTCCTATTCAACCCATATCTACAGCACCGCAAACAATACCACCTGGAAATGAAGCGTCTGGTGGTGTCCGCGCTTTTAAATTTAAAGACCCTGATGGACACGATTTAGAGCTAATTTGGTTTCCGCCTGATAAGGGACAAGATAAGTGGCATCAAAACCAGGATCGCTTATTTTTAGGAATTGATCATAGTGCGATGGCTATTTCTCACACCGAGCAGAGTCTACACTTTTACCGTGACCTCTTGGGAATGGAAGTTGACAGCCGTAGCCTTAACTGGCGTGCAACCCAAGCTCGGATGGATAATTTACCAGGAGCCGAAGTTAAAATTACAGCACTGCGACCAGTTCAAGACGGGGTAGGAATTGAACTGCTAGATTATCTTGTGCCAGGTAAAGGTCGTCCCATACCAAGCAATTGGAAAAGTTGCGATATTGCACACATGCAAATTCAGATGGTTGTCAATAATCTTGAGCAGTTAGTAGAGAAGCTACGACGTAATGGTGTTGAGTTTGTATCACCACAGATTATACAGCTTAGAGATAGCTCATTTGCTTATCGGCAAGCTTGCTTAGTAAAAGATCCTGATGGACACGCTTTATTGCTAATTGCAGAATGA
- a CDS encoding chloride channel protein — MLAKSKILGLRFLRQLLRPKRLAFVEACVIGLVSGFAAVILGQAVDWAGGWRVHLSYLWPVYLVLPGIGLLGGMLAGWLVERFAPEASGSGMSEVKAVLARVPMPLNLRIALVKLVSATLVLGSGMPLGREGPTVQIGAALANQLSNWVPTSPEHRRQLIAAGAGAGLAAAFNAPIAGVLFVVEELLQDVSGITLGTAILASFIAAVISRLYGSHSLDLKLNLAVTNTTFFAQEIPFYLILGVLAGLVGILFNKSIIASLKINRRVLNFSLPWRLGIVGLVTGVMIALLPVTFRNNAGLRELLLVGTGDWSFAAIALVVQFTLIIFTYGSGAPGGLLVPSLVLGAALGYLVGAVEHSLLGLSAATTYAHVGMAAMFSAVSKVPITAVIIVFEMTTDFNLVLPLMIVSVVAYLVAEKIDKRSIYDLLLEWKGIHITKEPSIEGILGQLNAADVMQGRVETLSSQMSIEEALQAFSNSAHHNFPVLENGKIVGIVTQKDLVNTGSQHLGKDTLIRDIMTPEPMKVSPATSLAYVLHVLNRYNLSCLPVAEGRKLVGIITRSDIIRVEAERLNGNNPQIQAKSAPSYIIHQTRAPATGKGRLLVPLSHPQTAQTLLEMAAAIAKAHNYEIECLQVIIVPPNRIPSQTPVETDRSLGLLQQAIILGEDWRIPIHTQIRVAHNVATAILEVVKAQQIDLVLMGWKGTTSTPGRVFSRVVDTLIRQAPCDVILAKLSEKRVFDRWLLPMAGGPNSKQAIKLLPALACLSTSPQIKLCQVFQLNESIPDTTLLEKSVRFLRSRVKGKVLATSVKANSISDAVLECAQADNSDVIVLGASRESLLRQVMQGNIPENISRKSDCTVIMVKT; from the coding sequence ATGTTAGCTAAGAGTAAAATTCTTGGGTTGAGGTTTCTTCGTCAGTTGCTACGACCTAAGCGATTGGCTTTTGTTGAAGCCTGCGTGATTGGTTTGGTTTCTGGATTTGCAGCCGTTATTTTGGGGCAGGCGGTAGACTGGGCGGGGGGATGGCGAGTACATCTGTCTTACTTGTGGCCAGTCTACTTGGTTTTACCCGGTATTGGATTGTTAGGCGGAATGTTGGCAGGTTGGTTGGTAGAGCGCTTCGCACCGGAAGCATCAGGTAGTGGGATGTCTGAGGTTAAGGCTGTATTGGCTCGTGTGCCGATGCCTTTAAATCTGCGGATTGCGTTGGTAAAGCTGGTCAGTGCTACTTTAGTGTTGGGTTCGGGAATGCCTTTAGGAAGGGAAGGGCCAACGGTACAGATTGGGGCAGCTTTGGCAAATCAGTTGAGTAATTGGGTTCCAACTTCCCCAGAACATCGTCGTCAACTGATTGCGGCTGGAGCCGGGGCTGGGTTAGCTGCGGCTTTTAATGCACCGATCGCTGGTGTACTGTTTGTAGTGGAAGAATTATTACAAGATGTATCAGGCATTACCCTTGGTACTGCCATTTTAGCCTCGTTTATTGCTGCGGTAATTTCCCGACTCTACGGCAGTCATAGCTTAGATTTAAAATTAAATTTAGCAGTTACTAATACTACCTTCTTCGCTCAGGAAATTCCTTTTTACTTGATTTTGGGAGTTTTGGCTGGGTTAGTAGGTATTTTATTTAATAAAAGTATTATTGCTAGTTTAAAAATCAACCGTCGAGTATTAAATTTCAGTTTACCTTGGCGATTGGGAATTGTTGGCTTAGTTACTGGTGTCATGATCGCTCTATTGCCTGTGACTTTTCGCAACAATGCCGGGTTGAGAGAACTTTTACTTGTAGGTACTGGTGATTGGTCATTTGCGGCGATCGCTCTTGTAGTTCAGTTTACCTTAATTATTTTTACCTACGGTTCGGGAGCGCCAGGGGGTTTACTGGTTCCCTCCTTGGTATTAGGAGCAGCCCTTGGCTATTTAGTAGGGGCTGTAGAACATAGTCTGCTGGGTCTGAGTGCTGCAACCACCTATGCTCATGTAGGCATGGCGGCGATGTTTAGCGCCGTCTCCAAAGTGCCAATTACGGCAGTTATCATTGTGTTCGAGATGACCACAGACTTTAATCTAGTGTTACCACTGATGATTGTGTCTGTAGTGGCTTATTTAGTAGCAGAAAAGATTGACAAAAGGTCAATCTATGACCTCCTACTGGAGTGGAAAGGCATTCACATCACCAAAGAACCGAGCATAGAGGGAATTTTAGGACAATTAAATGCCGCAGATGTCATGCAAGGACGTGTGGAAACTCTATCTAGCCAAATGAGCATTGAGGAAGCACTACAGGCATTTTCCAACTCTGCGCATCACAATTTCCCAGTTTTAGAGAATGGGAAAATTGTCGGCATTGTGACCCAAAAAGATTTAGTTAATACTGGTTCGCAACACTTAGGTAAAGATACACTGATTAGAGACATCATGACACCGGAGCCAATGAAAGTTAGCCCAGCAACTTCATTGGCTTACGTACTGCATGTACTCAATCGTTATAACCTCAGTTGCTTACCTGTGGCAGAGGGGCGAAAATTAGTCGGAATTATTACTCGCAGTGATATTATTCGGGTAGAAGCAGAGCGCTTAAATGGTAACAACCCACAAATACAAGCAAAATCAGCACCTTCTTACATCATTCACCAAACTCGCGCTCCGGCTACAGGTAAAGGCAGGTTACTAGTACCACTTTCACACCCACAGACAGCGCAAACTTTACTAGAGATGGCAGCTGCGATCGCCAAAGCTCACAACTACGAAATAGAATGCTTACAAGTAATTATTGTCCCACCTAACCGCATCCCATCTCAAACACCAGTGGAAACGGACAGAAGCCTGGGACTGTTGCAGCAAGCAATCATATTAGGTGAGGATTGGCGGATTCCTATTCACACCCAAATCCGAGTTGCCCATAATGTAGCTACGGCAATTTTGGAGGTAGTGAAAGCGCAACAAATTGACTTAGTGCTGATGGGATGGAAAGGAACTACATCAACTCCTGGGAGAGTTTTTAGCCGAGTAGTAGATACTCTAATTCGCCAAGCTCCTTGTGATGTCATCTTAGCTAAATTAAGTGAGAAAAGGGTCTTTGACCGTTGGTTACTACCAATGGCTGGGGGGCCTAACTCTAAACAAGCAATTAAATTATTACCTGCCCTTGCTTGTCTGAGTACATCACCGCAAATCAAGCTATGCCAAGTTTTCCAATTGAATGAGTCAATTCCTGACACCACATTATTAGAAAAATCTGTGCGCTTTCTTCGCAGCCGAGTTAAAGGTAAGGTGTTGGCTACTTCAGTCAAGGCTAATTCCATTTCTGACGCTGTACTTGAATGCGCCCAAGCAGACAACAGTGATGTAATTGTTCTGGGAGCCAGTCGTGAAAGTTTACTTAGGCAAGTAATGCAGGGGAATATTCCAGAGAATATCTCTCGCAAGAGCGATTGCACAGTGATTATGGTCAAAACTTAA
- the rppA gene encoding two-component system response regulator RppA, translating into MRLILVEDEEDLGAAIKQVLSHEAYVVDWFLDGTQAWQYLETGWTEYNLAIFDWMLPGASGVELCRWLRDRQFTLPVLMLTAKYRMEEKIIGLDSGADDYLVKPFDMAELLARLRALQRRASYVGAMLTPQQQPRRLQVGCLTLNYSTHELTRQYNNGEKQVFSLTAKEFQLLEYFLRHPNQIINRDQIINQLWEIGAEPVSNVVAAQIRLLRRKLGEDSESLIETIYGVGYRLNTQAGLL; encoded by the coding sequence ATGCGACTGATATTAGTTGAGGATGAAGAGGATTTAGGTGCAGCAATTAAACAAGTCCTTAGTCATGAGGCGTATGTGGTTGATTGGTTTTTAGATGGGACTCAAGCATGGCAATATCTAGAAACCGGATGGACTGAGTACAACTTAGCGATTTTTGATTGGATGTTACCAGGAGCTTCTGGGGTAGAGTTGTGTAGATGGTTGCGCGATCGCCAATTCACTTTACCCGTGTTGATGCTAACTGCTAAATACAGGATGGAAGAAAAGATTATCGGACTAGATAGCGGTGCAGATGATTATCTAGTTAAACCCTTTGATATGGCTGAACTGTTGGCCAGATTGCGAGCATTACAACGGCGAGCCTCTTACGTAGGCGCAATGCTGACACCCCAACAGCAACCCCGACGCTTACAAGTAGGTTGTCTGACACTCAATTACAGCACTCATGAACTAACTCGCCAGTATAATAACGGTGAAAAGCAAGTATTTTCTTTAACTGCTAAAGAATTTCAATTGTTGGAATATTTCCTGCGTCATCCTAACCAGATTATCAACCGCGACCAAATTATTAATCAGCTTTGGGAAATTGGGGCTGAACCTGTTAGTAATGTAGTTGCAGCACAAATTCGCTTATTGAGACGCAAATTAGGAGAAGACAGCGAATCTTTAATAGAGACTATTTATGGTGTCGGCTATCGTCTCAACACTCAGGCTGGCTTACTTTGA